The Pyrenophora tritici-repentis strain M4 chromosome 10, whole genome shotgun sequence genome contains a region encoding:
- a CDS encoding 40S ribosomal protein uS10, translated as MSYNKPEKDFGEGPKIHKIRITLTSRNVKSLEKVCQELIDRAKTKELRVKGPVRLPTKHLKITTRKTPCGEGSKTWDTYEMRIHKRLIDLHAPTEVVKQIIINIEAGVEVEVTIAA; from the exons ATGTCTTACAACAAGCCCGAGAAGGACTTTGGCGAGG GTCCCAAGATCCACAAGATCCGCATCACCCTCACCTCGCGCAACGTCAAGTCCCTCGAGAAGGTCTGCCAGGAGCTCATCGATCGTGCCAAGACCAAGGAGCTCCGCGTCAAGGGCCCCGTCCGCCTGCCCACCAAGCACCTCAAGATCACCACCCGCAAGACCCCTTGCGGTGAGGGTTCCAAGACTTGGGACACATACGAGATGCGCATCCACAAGC GCCTCATCGACCTCCACGCTCCCACTGAGGTCGTCAAGCAGATCATCATCAACATCGAGGCCGGTGTCGAGGTTGAGGTTACCATCGCCGCATAA
- a CDS encoding CUE domain protein: MSPPHFAPFPDAKVRKSILPDEWQLYLDSWTSLAELYLRLENDQFVSAIQEKDMVTPFLIPFFHELASDDNLASKVASLRKKCFFLLHRVFSRGNISDSILSWSVLSDICHVFPKSEQFRALLQGLWKQKGATIEKSIQTAKTSLIRNLESKRPEEAENTLNRVAPLLRASSDASIFMLTGSDFLDSLCSAYPQVSLSIQKKLVTIAYLGLTAALDGPKPNYSLLSDHLYSLKSSEEQEQKKEPGKKTLVADLVTNTPLLEKIRDKATAPEATRVKNTAASLSAFRQSGVARPKRLIRRKVDKGKEKAEESYGHGAFTGEVHVHRMSMISQIQDLFPDLGAGFVVKCLDEYHDDIEQVTAHLLEESLPPYLADADRSEKLPTPSTPSQPLAPPRSSQHFPERRNVFDDDEFDKLAVDTSRLHIGRRGQDLNADKILSDRSKAPAKSAIMAALAAFDSDDDERDDTYDAEDVGASVDTAAPEDADLGDKNEEALFRAYTMTPELLSRESEIRRGKARTALKSETGMTDEAIEGWAIMMGRNPRQLRRLEAKFSNFQGQQRELQSTAWRDSPAGSGDEGSGDGGRGGRGGRGRGRGRGRGGPGGGRGGASVAGPADDKGTQISRQRKEANKSSSANHNRKAQRGKKMARAGFPAS, encoded by the exons ATGTCGCCACCCCACTTCGCGCCATTTCCAGACGCAAAAGTCAGAAAGAGCATACTGCCTGACGAATGGCAGCTGTACCTGGATTCTTGGACATCACTTGCAGAACTTTATCTCCGACTTGAGAATGATCAGTTTGTTTCGGCGATACAAGAGAAGGATATGGTTACCCCATTTCTCATTCCATTCTTCCATGAGCTAGCCAGCGATGACAACCTAGCATCAAAAGTAGCATCTCTGCGAAAGAAGTGCTTTTTCCTGCTGCATAGGGTCTTTTCGAGAGGTAATATCTCGGATTCCATCCTGAGCTGGTCTGTTCTCTCAGACATATGTCACGTCTTTCCAAAGAGTGAACAGTTCCGTGCACTCTTGCAAGGGTTATGGAAGCAAAAGGGCGCAACCATTGAGAAGTCAATCCAAACGGCAAAGACGTCATTGATCAGGAACTTGGAGTCGAAGCGACCAGAAGAGGCTGAGAATACTCTCAACCGGGTAGCACCTCTTCTGAGAGCTTCGTCGGATGCAAGTATCTTTATGCTTACCGGGTCTGATTTCCTTGACTCGCTCTGTTCGGCCTATCCGCAGGTATCGCTGTCGATACAGAAGAAACTGGTTACAATAGCATATCTTGGACTCACAGCAGCCTTGGACGGACCGAAGCCAAACTATTCACTGCTTTCCGACCATCTGTACAGCTTAAAGTCTAGCGAAGAGCAAGAGCAGAAGAAGGAGCCAGGGAAGAAGACACTCGTTGCTGATCTTGTTACAAATACGCCGTTGTTAGAGAAGATCAGGGACAAGGCTACTGCTCCGGAGGCTACAAGGGTAAAGAACACTGCAGCATCGCTTAGTGCATTCCGCCAATCTGGGGTGGCTCGGCCCAAGAGGCTGATACGGCGAAAGGTAGACAAGGGTAAAGAGAAGGCAGAGGAAAGCTATGGACATGGCGCGTTCACCGGCGAGGTACATGTCCATCGTATGAGCATGATTAGCCAGATTCAAGATCTGTTCCCAGATCTTGGTGCAGGGTTCGTTGTAAAATGTTTGGATGAGTATCACGACGATATCGAGCAAGTTACTGCACATCTGCTGGAAGAATCACTACCGCCGTACCTCGCCGATGCTGACCGAAGTGAGAAGCT GCCAACGCCCTCTACACCATCACAACCACTTGCACCACCGAGATCGAGTCAGCACTTTCCCGAGCGCCGCAATGTATTCGATGACGACGAGTTTGACAAGCTGGCGGTCGATACTTCCCGCCTGCATATCGGCCGTCGCGGTCAAGACCTGAACGCCGACAAGATCTTGTCCGACCGTAGCAAAGCGCCGGCGAAGTCGGCCATTATGGCAGCTCTCGCTGCATTCGACTCTGATGATGACGAGCGCGATGACACATATGATGCAGAAGACGTTGGCGCATCTGTCGACACCGCCGCGCCTGAGGATGCGGACCTGGGCGATAAGAATGAGGAAGCCTTGTTCCGCGCCTACACCATGACACCAGAGCTCCTCAGTCGCGAATCAGAGATAAGAAGAGGCAAGGCAAGGACGGCGCTGAAGAGCGAAACAGGCATGACGGATGAGGCGATTGAAGGCTGGGCGATTATGATGGGTCGTAATCCTAGACAACTACGGCGACTGGAGGCGAAGTTTTCAAACTTCCAGGGTCAGCAGAGGGAATTGCAATCGACAGCATGGCGGGATAGTCCTGCAGGTTCGGGCGACGAGGGTAGTGGAGATGGTGGGCGTGGCGGAAGGGGAGGCAGGGGACGAGGCAGGGGCCGTGGGCGCGGTGGTCCGGGCGGTGGTCGAGGCGGCGCAAGTGTCGCTGGTCCTGCAGACGACAAGGGCACGCAGATTTCGCGACAGAGGAAGGAGGCCAACAAGAGTTCGAGTGCGAATCACAACCGGAAGGCCCAACGAGGGAAGAAGATGGCCCGTGCGGGCTTCCCAGCTAGCTGA
- a CDS encoding Methyltransf-22 multi-domain protein has translation MFRSFGARIFAGIFVVVFLIVIFRNEESAGTALLPYLPVLPSTGSSQPSSLLQAWIKDRSALSEKSWKNSVERRDQMAKQHPDNPQIPFFPTDFLKYPYTIWDFFPPTWTCPHDVQRVGRLGDGGKWVCGMNVYEKLPAPKAVAASTTQEAAITTAQEGLVMYSFGINGESSFEAEMLDRVPSARIWGYDFSVDAWGPQIAVKDRHRTFFKKVGLGKEDAHSSDPPFWTLPSLMKQNNHTYIDILKIDVEGSEYDALDTMMDAFDNMKTASGNSVLPIGQVMIELHLGDGVHLQDSSGGGSVNFGRFRKWWERLERMGMRPVWMEINLFAVTLGNTKSDPRCTEYVWVNAKDRRNVLWNL, from the exons ATGTTCAGGTCATTCGGAG CTCGCATCTTTGCCGGAATATTCGTAGTCGTATTCCTAATCGTCATTTTCCGCAACGAAGAATCCGCTGGCACGGCCCTACTCCCATACCTTCCCGTACTTCCATCTACCGGATCCTCACAGCCTTCCTCACTACTACAGGCATGGATCAAAGACCGGTCTGCGCTGTCGGAGAAGTCATGGAAAAACAGTGTTGAGCGACGCGACCAAATGGCTAAGCAACATCCGGACAACCCACAAATCCCGTTCTTCCCTACAGACTTTTTGAAGTACCCATACACTATCTGGGATTTCTTCCCCCCAACATGGACATGCCCTCATGACGTTCAACGCGTGGGCCGTCTAGGTGATGGAGGCAAATGGGTCTGCGGAATGAACGTTTACGAAAAGCTGCCAGCCCCAAAAGCCGTAGCAGCCAGCACAACTCAAGAAGCCGCCATCACCACCGCACAGGAAGGCCTTGTAATGTACAGTTTTGGTATCAACGGCGAGTCGTCCTTCGAAGCTGAAATGCTCGATCGCGTACCCAGCGCCCGCATCTGGGGCTACGACTTCTCTGTCGACGCGTGGGGACCACAAATCGCAGTGAAAGACCGCCACCGCACCTTTTTTAAGAAGGTTGGGCTTGGAAAGGAGGATGCACACTCGAGCGATCCGCCATTTTGGACCCTACCCAGCTTGATGAAGCAAAACAACCACACCTACATCGATATATTGAAAATCGACGTCGAGGGTAGCGAATACGACGCCCTTGACACCATGATGGACGCTTTTGATAACATGAAGACCGCCTCTGGAAACTCTGTTTTACCCATTGGTCAAGTCATGATCGAGCTCCATCTCGGCGACGGCGTTCATCTCCAGGACTCgagcggcggcggcagcgtCAACTTCGGCCGCTTCAGGAAATGGTGGGAGAGGCTTGAGCGCATGGGCATGCGACCTGTGTGGATGGAGATCAATCTCTTTGCTGTTACACTCGGCAACACCAAGTCAGACCCGAGGTGTACGGAATATGTCTGGGTCAACGCCAAGGACCGGAGGAATGTTCTCTGGAATTTGTAG